From one Suicoccus acidiformans genomic stretch:
- the pcrA gene encoding DNA helicase PcrA, translating into MSNLQDNINALNDKQREAVLTTEGPVLIAAGAGSGKTRVLTHRIAYLIEAKGVRPWNILAITFTNKAANEMKERVQQLVGPEGDAIWVSTFHSMCARILRREVASIGYDANFSIIDQGEQQTVMKQVLKEMNLDSDKYNYKDMLWMIDEAKNQGQLPEDYQAQAGNYIEEIQAKVYRQYQRKLKASNAMDFNDLILLTVKLLQDKAEVREFYQRKFQYIHVDEYQDTNESQYQLVRLLAGGYRNICVVGDADQSIYGWRGANMENILNFETDYPDATVILLEQNYRSTQRILKAANSVIANNKKRNDKKLWSANDEGAKIMFYQGETDFDEARFVIQHIHQHREDQQASYDDMAVLYRTQAQSRSLEDQFLKANIPYRIVGGQRFYARKEIQDTLAYLRVIDNPSDNISLNRIINVPKRGIGQATVDKLADFAEANGLSWYEGIGAIEQSNLSKAAQTKLLRFREMIERFRQQAAFLTVTDLVEEVWEQTEYIAALRKEGTIEAASRIENLEEFATVTKQFDDNGPSQVETLDPDYQAQDEAAGDVEAGEQPMLTAFLTELSLVTDRESEVEKAQVTLMTLHAAKGLEFPYVFMVGMEEGLFPLRRAAEDEDELEEERRLAYVGMTRAEEQLYLTASRSRMLYGRTQFNPVSRFVDEVDPDLLEHQGSTFRDAVGSPRIQQGAGFKTQAQRKSDRVVLSKKRPNFKQTSALGKKATSTVSWQTGDKVDHPAWGEGTIVKVSGEGNNQTLSVAFPEQGIKELLASHAPITKL; encoded by the coding sequence TTGTCGAATTTACAAGACAATATTAATGCATTAAATGATAAACAACGTGAGGCGGTTCTGACTACGGAAGGCCCAGTGCTCATTGCAGCTGGGGCAGGGAGTGGGAAGACGCGGGTGTTAACGCATCGAATCGCCTATTTAATTGAAGCCAAAGGGGTGCGGCCATGGAATATCCTGGCGATTACCTTTACCAATAAAGCGGCTAATGAGATGAAAGAACGGGTACAACAATTAGTTGGGCCTGAAGGCGATGCGATTTGGGTATCGACCTTCCACTCCATGTGTGCCCGAATTTTACGGCGTGAAGTTGCTTCTATTGGTTATGACGCTAATTTCTCTATTATTGACCAAGGTGAGCAGCAGACGGTAATGAAACAGGTTCTAAAAGAGATGAATCTGGATTCGGATAAATACAATTACAAGGATATGCTGTGGATGATTGATGAAGCGAAGAACCAAGGGCAACTCCCTGAAGATTACCAAGCTCAAGCGGGTAACTATATTGAAGAAATTCAAGCGAAAGTTTACCGGCAATATCAGCGGAAGCTTAAAGCGAGCAATGCGATGGATTTCAATGATCTGATTTTACTAACGGTGAAGTTGCTGCAAGATAAGGCCGAAGTGCGTGAGTTCTATCAGCGGAAATTCCAATATATTCACGTAGATGAATACCAAGATACCAACGAAAGTCAATACCAGTTGGTGCGCTTGCTAGCAGGTGGTTACCGCAATATTTGTGTTGTTGGGGATGCCGATCAAAGTATTTATGGTTGGCGTGGTGCTAATATGGAGAATATTCTGAATTTTGAAACGGATTATCCAGACGCAACGGTCATTCTGCTGGAGCAGAACTACCGCTCAACCCAGCGTATCCTTAAGGCAGCCAATAGTGTCATCGCCAATAATAAGAAACGCAATGATAAGAAGCTTTGGTCTGCCAATGATGAAGGTGCAAAAATCATGTTCTACCAAGGGGAAACGGATTTTGACGAGGCGCGTTTCGTTATTCAACATATTCACCAGCACCGGGAAGATCAACAAGCCAGTTATGACGATATGGCGGTCTTATACCGGACGCAAGCCCAATCTCGTAGTTTAGAAGATCAGTTTCTTAAGGCCAATATTCCTTACCGGATTGTCGGAGGGCAAAGGTTCTATGCCCGCAAGGAAATCCAGGATACATTGGCATATTTGCGCGTTATTGACAATCCCAGTGATAACATTAGTTTAAACCGGATCATTAATGTACCCAAAAGAGGCATTGGCCAAGCAACAGTGGATAAGCTAGCTGACTTTGCGGAAGCGAATGGCCTCAGTTGGTATGAAGGGATTGGCGCGATCGAACAGTCGAACTTGTCCAAAGCAGCGCAAACGAAACTTTTACGCTTTCGTGAGATGATTGAACGCTTCCGTCAACAAGCAGCCTTTCTGACGGTGACAGATTTAGTTGAGGAAGTGTGGGAACAAACGGAATATATTGCTGCCTTGCGCAAAGAAGGCACGATTGAAGCAGCCAGTCGCATTGAGAACTTGGAAGAATTTGCAACAGTTACCAAGCAATTTGATGACAATGGCCCGAGCCAAGTGGAAACGTTAGATCCGGATTACCAAGCTCAAGATGAAGCTGCTGGTGATGTAGAAGCAGGCGAGCAACCAATGTTGACAGCTTTCTTAACGGAGCTATCCTTAGTGACTGACCGAGAGAGCGAAGTGGAGAAGGCCCAGGTGACTCTGATGACCTTGCATGCGGCTAAGGGCTTGGAATTCCCTTATGTCTTTATGGTAGGCATGGAAGAAGGTTTATTCCCCTTACGTCGAGCTGCTGAAGATGAGGATGAATTAGAAGAAGAGCGCCGTTTAGCCTATGTCGGCATGACCCGAGCTGAGGAGCAATTGTATTTAACAGCTTCTCGGAGTCGCATGTTATATGGCCGGACGCAATTTAACCCTGTGAGTCGCTTTGTCGATGAGGTCGACCCGGATCTGCTGGAACACCAGGGGAGTACCTTCCGCGATGCTGTAGGCAGTCCGCGTATTCAACAAGGGGCCGGATTTAAAACCCAAGCGCAAAGAAAGAGTGACCGTGTCGTCCTTAGCAAAAAACGACCAAACTTTAAACAAACGTCTGCCCTTGGTAAAAAAGCGACCTCTACAGTGAGTTGGCAAACCGGCGACAAGGTGGACCATCCAGCTTGGGGTGAAGGCACTATTGTTAAAGTGTCCGGTGAAGGCAACAACCAAACTTTATCGGTAGCCTTTCCTGAACAAGGAATTAAAGAGCTATTAGCCAGCCACGCACCAATCACTAAATTATAG